The genomic window ATTGGAAACCTTGCCTAATTCTGATTTCAGCTCGTCGCGATTTGTGGTAATTTCTGGGCTGATTGCAACCTGGAGTGGGGTATCACTTGGAATATTACGTAGTTTCTCTCGGAGTAGAGTACCGACTACGGGTGGTTTTCCCTGTTTAACTACACCGTAGCCAACTAAGCCAGCCAGCCCAGTTTGTTCAAGTTCACCGGTAACATTACCTTGATCATCAAGCAAGCTAAATAGGCTTCCGGGCTGATAAGCCTTCAGACTACTAGAAGAAACACCACCGAGCCAAAACTCTATTTGCCCTGTACTAGGTACTGTTGTTACGACGCCTTCAGCATTCGGTCGATCAGCGGCGATTTGATACATGGGCTGGGTATCAAATGACTTGCCGGGGGCAACTTCCTTGATCGGCTGTTGGGCATTATTTGAGTCGGCAGCGACTTCGCGGGTGATCAGAGCCAGCCGCCCGAAGGTATCTTCCAGCGGTTCCGCACTGGGAATTTGCCACAGATAGCGAGTCAGGAGGTAAGTAAGAGCACCTGCATGAAATCCTGAAAACTTAGCATCAACTGCAAGTTGCTCTTTTTGGGCGGAACCGATCGCCACCCCTTTGGCAATGCCGTCACGCCGCAGCTTGGTTAATGCGGTTTCAGAGAGTTTGAGCTTCTCACGGTGGACTTTTTGATAATCGAGTTCTGCTTTACTAGGATCGGCGATCGGTTCGTTGGAGCGGCCGACACGGAGGGCTCGAACAGTGCTGTTACCTCGGGTGCCGCCCCCAGAATGGCAACTGTCGAGCACCATTGTGAAAGCATCGGTTTGGACTTGCTTACTGAGGAGGAAGAGAGTCCGCCCCATAATGTCGTTACGCGCTTTGAGTTGGCAGTCTATAGGGACGAGGGTGCCGTTGGTGATGCTTTTGGGATCGATCGGATAGGGGTCTTCCATTAGGCCACCGTGGCCGGAGTAGTGGAAAATCGCGACATCGCCGGGTTGAACCTTAGCAATTAGATGCTCTTCAAAGGCGCGGAGGATATTATCGCGGGTGGGTTTCTCAGTCGTTTTATCTGTTAGTACCCGAATGTCTTCTGGGGCAAAGCCATAGCGATAACGCAGTAGTTTGTATTGCATCTCTACATCAGTGAGACAACCACGTAATTCGCTGATTCTCCGGTCGTCATACTGGTTAATGCCGATAAGTAGCGCGTATTTGCGCCCAGTGGATTGGGCCAGAACTTGGTTTTGGTGCTGGGCTTGGGTAAAGAAGTCCAGTTGACTTAGGCCAATGCTGGCGAGGGTAGCACCAGAAAATTGGAGGAAATGGCGGCGTTTTAGCTTACTCATAGCAATATCTCCGATGGAAATCGCACATAAAACTCACTTTCACTAGAATTAGCATGAATTCATTTTAGTAATAGGTTTATTAAGAAATTCTTTAGCCAAGAAACCTTGACTTAAGCGTGTCTCGCGATCATCTCTTTCTGGGGCCTGAGAGGGTATGTAAAAACAGCTGAAGTATTTTTGGGACCAATATGTGTTGAGGTATCAGTCAAGTTCTATAGGAGGCTGTCAAAAAACTCCATAGGCTCCCAAAGTTGAGAATGATAAGTTGAAGTAGGTCTTACTTCCCGTGGAGATTGTGTGATGTGTGCTCGTCGATTAACAATTCAGTTATCGTTTTTTCTAGCTTTATTCGGGGCAATCGGACCAAGCGTTGTCGTTCAGGCAGAAGTCCCTCGTCAATTAATTGCCCAGGCTTCAGAAGATACTAAAAAGCAGATCGATCGGGTGATCGCTGAAGGATTACGATTATTGAAAAAGGGAGGTGCAGAATCCCGGAGAAAGGCAATCTTCCAGTTTAAGCAAGCATTGCAGTTGAGTCGATCGGCTAAAGCCCAGGATAAGGAAGCATTCTCCCTATTAGCATTGGGGAGAATGCATGATGATTTAGGTGAGAAGACGAAGGCGATCAACTATTACAATCAAGCCTTGTCACTGTATCGTGCCTTAGGAAATCAAACTGGTGAAGCTAGGACGCTGAATAATATCGGGGGTATCTACTCCGCATTGGGTGAGAAGACGAAGGCAATCGATTATTACAATCGAGCTTTGCCACTTTTTCAGGCAGT from Romeriopsis navalis LEGE 11480 includes these protein-coding regions:
- a CDS encoding caspase family protein; protein product: MSKLKRRHFLQFSGATLASIGLSQLDFFTQAQHQNQVLAQSTGRKYALLIGINQYDDRRISELRGCLTDVEMQYKLLRYRYGFAPEDIRVLTDKTTEKPTRDNILRAFEEHLIAKVQPGDVAIFHYSGHGGLMEDPYPIDPKSITNGTLVPIDCQLKARNDIMGRTLFLLSKQVQTDAFTMVLDSCHSGGGTRGNSTVRALRVGRSNEPIADPSKAELDYQKVHREKLKLSETALTKLRRDGIAKGVAIGSAQKEQLAVDAKFSGFHAGALTYLLTRYLWQIPSAEPLEDTFGRLALITREVAADSNNAQQPIKEVAPGKSFDTQPMYQIAADRPNAEGVVTTVPSTGQIEFWLGGVSSSSLKAYQPGSLFSLLDDQGNVTGELEQTGLAGLVGYGVVKQGKPPVVGTLLREKLRNIPSDTPLQVAISPEITTNRDELKSELGKVSN